The sequence ACAGGTTTTTCCTTCTATACGTATATGCATTCGGCTCAAAAACACTACCGATTGTTTGTTCTATAGGGGGTTCTGGGGGAAAGTTTTGAGAAAGCAGAGGCTTTTCGGCTTCTGcgaaagagaaagagacaaaAAGGGAGGGAGAAGCAGTAATAAACCCTACGTTCCCGAGGATTTTTTGGTGGTACACGGAAAGACCACGCTGAATCTCGTCGCACCTGATTATTCAGAATAAAAAGTGTAGGTAAATTTGTGTTTGCATGGATGCTTTTGGACCGTAAGATCAACAGTGGTGACACGTGGGATGGCTATGAAGTCTCAGGTTGATGCGCCACCAAAAGTGGGACCCTCTAGGATATTCCAGATTGGCCTTATTTGAACCGCTGGATTTCCACATTTCTCGTGGCCCATAATCAAATACTGTAGGaaataacagtttttttttattaaattaagaaTTCATGATGTAAATTTAATTGGTAcgaaaataagtaaataatgttaaataatttttaattatttaatgataataataaataatactttttagtaataaaaatgatatttgtagatGCGAACTGcgtaaatcatttaaaaaaaacataaatatcaaattcacataaaaaaaattaattttttaataataaacttcattcttttaaaaaaaaaaaattagacaacaTCTATATActccaaaattatatataacatttctcttcgaatttcatttcatctcataacCAAAATCCATCACATTCTCAGTACACCAAGTCCAATTATGTTTAAGCGCATTTGGACCACGGATTTTGTCAATGATATACCTTTTTAATGTCCCATCTCATTGTTAAGATCTTTTGTCCGAAATTATGGGAGATATATAAGCCCAAAATGATTCTCATGATATTTATagatagaaaaattttacttattattttacactacatattatacataattttttttcttatcaaatatatgatgtataaataataagtaaaaaaattgaattagtttaggaagaataaaaacaaaaaaataataataaataataaaaataagtatgatgTGTGGGGATAAGTATAatgtgtgaagatgatgagtagcaaaatttatttttgtttgagttacatataaatttataatgtgtGAAGATGATGTATGGAGAGAACTGTATGCCATCAGGCTAGCTCTTGGCCATATCAATGAATTCATGTCACCTGTGAATGTAGCATATGAAGATGCATTCTTTAATAGATTTACAAGATTCGATCGTGCCATAAAGAATGTTAAAACTATGGGTCGTGCTTATCAAGACTTGGCAGTTGGCATACCAATTGTCATCTGTTAGGCCCATCACAAACACAGCAATCGGCCCATTCCAACATATAGagaaagaacatttttttttaaatgaagagaCAAAGGTCACATATTCAATAATGATTCCGActcacattattaaaaaaatctcacttaTGACGGAAGAATACCGTAATAACCAATTCAAATCACTTAAAAAGCGTACAAATAATCATCCTATTCTATCAACTCAGGTGTCATATCGTAACCTCCCCCATTAAACAAAACTTTACAAAAAAGACCACGTCCCAGTTCTTCACCAAATAAAATTGCCCATCCCAGATAAACCTATTTCACAAAACCAACGTGCTTAAGTTCTAACATACGGAATACCAAGTTTGTCCATACAAATAATACCTCGAATGCAACCTTAAATGGAATCCAACCTAGAAAAATCCAACACCATACCTCTTGCCCcttgtttttctaaaaaatctGCAACCATATTTGCCTCTCTAAATATGTACCTAAACCGAACATTCCTTTCCCGAGCTAATATTTTAATCTCTTCCCAATAATCTCAAAGGATCCAGAATTTACAAACACCCAACGCCAACCAATGTATTATAACTGAAGAATCCAactaaatcacaaattctcGCAACCTCAATTGTTTACATAAACGCAAGCCATCCAAAACAGCTTTACATTCTGCAATATTGTTAGTAGCATGGCCATAATAACGAGAGAAACCAACAACTACATCCCCATTTGAATTTCGAataattcctcctcctcctgcaACTCCTGGATTACCACAATATCTATCATCCACATTTAACTTTAACCCCCCCTCTCACTGGTTTTCTCCACAAAATTAacgttggtttttttttttttttgtttttagcaaTAGGCAAAGTCAAACAAGCTAAATTATCCAAAATTTCCTTATCCTTTACACCCATGTGCCGGAACCTCCTCATGTTAATAGAAATATTCCTCAAGCCCAATTTAACTTCCCGAATCACATTCTCACATTTGAAACTAAAGCCTTCCATTCTAGCAGCACATCTAGCTTTCCAGAGTTCCCAAGAAATCACAATAGGAATTAACCATTTAAGCCAACCCACCTGCGAACTCAAAGATGCcctttgccaccaaatattcaACATACCCTCCTCGTTTCTAATATGTGATACATTAATATAACAGGATTTTGCAAAAAAAGACCATACATTTTGAGCTCCTTCTCCCTCATATAAAATGTGGTGCAAGGTTTCCACTTGAGGTTTAGTACAACATTCACTCCTCAATACCATCCGAATACCTATGTTTCGAATAATGTTATCCACCGGAATAGCCTTTCTCTTCACTCGCCATAAGAAAAAGGACATCTTCTTTGGTATCCCATTTTTCTATAACCATTTTTTCTAAGGACATAGCTCACCTCTTTGTCGAATTAATTCCCAGGCTGATTTTGTAGTGAACTTACCATCCACCTCGTGCTTCCATACACAAACATCATGCCCCTGCCGAATCTAAATTCCAAACTCAATAATAATTCTCATCATTGCATCTGGAATCAGTTGCTACAATTCCTGCACTTTTGGCCCGTTAGTATCAAAAACATCTGCAACTTTCAGATTCAAAACTCCTACCACCGAGATTGAATTAGTCAACGGACCCGCTTCTAACCAATTATCCATCCAAAAGCTGTATTGTCCATCCCGAATGAGTCACTTCGAGTTCCGTATCACTTTTGGCATTAAAGCCATTAAACCCTTCTAGAATCTGGTTCCTTTTCTTAAATGTAATACTGAATACACATGAGAATTACCCATGTATTTAGTAGTAAAAAATCTTAACCACATGGAACCCCCTTTAATCaatttccaagcaaatttcatcaTCAAATACTTCTGAACATCATGCAAATTTCTGAATCCAAGCCCCCCTCCTCTACCgacaaacatattttttttccatgctatccatttcctttttttgttatCAACCGATGAGTTCCAAAGGAAATCAGAGAATAACTTCTCAAGTTTGGCTAACACACATTTTGGTAAATTTAAAACATGGAGCATGTGAATATGCATACTATTCAAAACATGCTTAATCAGTATAATTTTACCTCCAAAAGAGAGCACTTTGGTTTTCCACCCTGCTAGTTTCTTCTGCACTTTTGCCAAAAGAGGATCAAACATCCTCAATTTCATACCTCTTGCAAATAACGGAACTCCCAAATATCTGCATGGCCAGCTTCCTTTCTCAAATCCTGAAATCATTTTCAAACTACTCCTCCTATTAACAGGAATGGAATTAGAGAAAAACAATGAAGACTTACTTTGATTAATCAGCTGTCCCGACATCACTTTATATCTATGTAACACTTCCATAATTTTTCTCATAGAAGCACTTCCTCCATTTACAAAAATTAGTAGATCGTCCACATAGAATAAATGAGAAATCAATGAACCTCCACTAGGATGAAACGGCAGAATTCTTCCCAAACTGAACTCTTGATTAATCATGCGAGAAAGAACATCTTCGgataatataaacaaataagggGAAAGCGGATCACCTTGTTGAAGTCCACGCGATGccttaaaaaatcatttggagCAACCATTCAACATTACCGAGCAACACGGCAGGTACTCTCATGATGTTACGAGAGTCAAGAATTAATATGTACAAGATccaaatgtataaatttcaagcaagatttttataaaaaaaaagtggactACACCAtgagaaagtttgaaaaactcattttttagaAAACGGGAcctaaatttttacaaaaaatatatacatttgagacttatacctaacattactccggtattatagaaaaagaaaaaacaagcaaAACCTAAAATGTGAGAGAGAAATAGAcatatttattaagtatttaatattgtCCGAATAATTCACTTGATCagctataaaaaatattgaattcaCTTCATATATCTATCTCTATCACTCTAAAATTTAGAGTTGGATCAAGAATCCTAGGAAATTCAAATCTAGAATCATCACCTAGCAATCTGCTGTTCTTCGACCTTCACTTTGAAGCGTACTCAAATGCaaagaaaaacacacaaaacCAAGGCAATCTATGCTAGTTTCTCATAACTTGTATCAAGCATCATTGACAGAACTTGTCCCAAGTCCCAATTTACATGATCTTAAACCGATAAACTTGGTGAGTTTCAGTTAACCAAAATGATATCTCACACACACATCAGTGCATGCAATATGATTAACTCTACATATTAATTCAAGCCAGCCAACAACAAGCTAGAAAAAGACAAAATCAAACCCCAACAGGGTTTAAAGGTTAGGTTGTTGAcaatgatgatgacgatgaaggtaaccaccctctctctctcttaatgcATTTGGAATTTGGATTATTTTTTCTGTAGCAGTACAGTagcaattattttgttttaacgAATTATTAATTTCAGATAATCTATTATATGCATGCAGATAAGCTAGCTTTGAGGTTGGTGATTGGACACCGTATAATAATGGCGGCCATACCTTATTTAGGGGCAAGTAGTATAAAACTAAGTCCTTTTTAGaacttgaattgaattgatattagtttaattttaaattcagtctaacatttaaatattaaatttttaaattgttaaacttatttcaatttaaaacttttgtaCACATaaaactcacaatattttttaactcaatactTCTTTACACGCGAAAtctacaacatttttcaacttctcataaatacatctaaactcatcttaacattcaaatacatataaattcatcATCTTAAATGAACTCCACAAAATTCACTTTATTCtttcaactcattactattcataaaaaaattccaactcatttcaactcaactcaacatctaaataagACCTAATTCTATCATGTCAATGATTAGCCATAAAAATGCTAATTCTGGTGTACACAATATAGCCATAAAAGAGCCGAAAGTATTGATCATCTAATACCCCATGTTCACTTGTTTATGAATTGAATTATTCCATTCTCTGGTCGATGTACAGAACATATTATTTCTATCACTTAAAAGttataacaaattatatcataCAAAAAGTGTAGagtataaaaattttagaatagaATACTCTTACGAATGAAAGAAGACGTCAAGCCCACCTTAGACTTTCCTTCCTTTCAAGATGTACGATGTACTTCTTATTTGCTCAAAAACAGGGATTAATATAGAAGACGAAACCTAAATTGCCAAATTGCTAAAGGTGCATGACCCAATATTGAAAAAGTAATGccaatttgatatttttaatgttaGAGAGTACAGAAACAGGAAAGAGATTAAGGGctggtttgttttcagagatgagatgaaatgagttgagattaaagttaaaaaattgaataaaatattattagaatatattttttaatattatttttattttaagatttgaaaaagttgaattgtttattttattttatgtgagaatttaaaaaaattataatgatgagataggatgagatgtTTTCTCGAGACCCAAACACAATAGGTGCAATATCGGTGGCGTGGCGTATATAGCCAGCGATCGGCAAATTGCGGTGGCcgcagataaaaaaaaaggctgaaaaaaaaagcatgacAAAATGAGAATGGTTTTCCCCTCCTCGATTTCATAAACGAAACATAACTGATTCAGAGGTTGGGTGGGTGGCATGCAACTATGTGTCATTTATTCATCATTACAagtagaaaaaacaaattaatacaacataaaatctttataaaaaaaagtataattttgcATTCTATATGTAAGTCGCcaaatcaaaattataatatggcTAAATTAGAAAGAGGGCGTCATACAAATTCTATAATCAAATTAGTGTATAAAACatatctaataaattttttatataatataatttgatttgaaagataaattctaaaatttaaatcttataaactaaatcttactatttaagtaACGTAAATGGTGTGCTCTATACTCCGACTTGAAAATAGAACAAGTGAAAGTTAAAAACTAATCAaaactcaagtttttttttttttttttttttttttttttttttttaataacaagcTTTCAATTAACCAGAACAAACACTACAACCAGTGTTTATCAATCCAAATAACAGAATTTTTAAACTCACGATATGACCCCTCCCACACACTTATATCATCAATATTCCAACTTCCAAGCATGCTTAGCCAGTTTGTGTGCCCTTTCATTTCCCATACGTCCAACATGTTGTATGCTGCATTGGTGGAAGTTCTTTATCAACTCTTGAAACTCCTTAAATCACATTTCCAATAATTGACATGGAAGCATCAGTGCTCGGAATTGTATGTACCATAACTAAAGAATCACTTTAATTGAGTAGGACCTTATTTAGatattgagctgagttgaaataaattgaattctttataaatagtaatgagttaagataatataGTGAGTTTTGTATAGCCCACCTAAcatgagtttagatatgtttgtatgttaaaatgagttaaaatgtatttataaaaagttgaaaaaagttgtgagtccTGTGTGTAAAGATGTATTGAATTGACAAAGATTGTAGGCCCACATGTAAAGAAGTCTTGAGTTGAGTAATGTTTAATgatttgtgagttattgtgtgtttggatattggGCTATACTTAAAtttgaactcaactcatctGTTGAGATGAGTCCTAttccaaatgaggcctaaatcTTTCTTAGCAATTCTAACAATGATAAAGGCAGAATTTTTTAGTATTGATTATTCGATGAGTCTATTATTCTCTCTCggattctttatatattttcgGTCATGATctagaaattaataaattacataaaacgTATTATCTATTGGAAATCTGAGATAGATAAAGAATTATCATCATTGAGAAGTTGGAGGTGGAAAGTTTGCCATTCTTCCCAAATTGGAAAAGACGTTAAGCAACAATCCCTTAACCACTCTTTAATGCGAGAGAGATGAGAATTCGTGGGAAAGGGAAGGAAACCTTGACCACTCAGCAACCTCATATGATGTTCCTCAACCTCTGTATCCCCACCGTTCAATGCGACAAAGAGAGTGATCCAGCTGTGTGGATCTGTGGAGGAGCCAATGGGAAAATGAAGCCTATTTAACTTTAAGAAAAGTTACGGTTAATGTCCTGACCAAAGGAAGATCAGAGGACCTATTGAGAGACAAGGAGACAGGATGGGTAATTTCCTTTTGAATTCCATCCGCTCCTATTCTTCAATGTGTTCTCACCAGATACGACAGATTTAAAAACCCGTCACTGAAAACCACCTGTCTTCGATACCCAGATCTCTGTTTCTCTTAATTTGATCAAAATTATTCACCATCTTATTTATCGAAGTTCCCCTGTTTCTACATGATCTTTTGCTCTGTTTTCTGCACGAAATCTTATAACTTATCTGCTCAATGATATGCTCTTTAGCTTCTTGTCTATCCGTTTCAATTCTCTTTTCTGGTTTGATCCTTGTAAACTAGTCGTTGTCTAAATTTAGTTCCTTTTTCGAATTCGAAGTACAATCCCACAACTCTTTTCCCCTGCTTTTGGTATCCAAATTACTCTCTAGCCATATCTCCACCTAATTTGTTTGATCCTAATAGCCATTTCTCCCCCCTCTAAATACCCTGTTTTTGCTGTATAGATTTTCGGTTTTTAGACTGAAACCCGTCTTATCCAACGAGTCCTGCCTGGTTTCTGGGCCTCCCACTTCAAAAACCCGATTTGTATTTTTCGAATTTGAACAAACCCAATCATGGGAATTCAGAAAGATAGGGTGAGATTTAATGTTGGAGGCAGACTCTTTGAAACAACTGCGGCAACCCTAGCAAACGCCGGCCGAAATTCGATATTCGGCGCGATGTTCGACGAGAATTGGACTCTACAAACAGATAGTTCCGGGGAATATTTCATTGATCGGAACCCGGATTGCTTTTCCATCCTCCTCGATCTCCTCAGAACCGGCGAGCTCTACATTCCAGTGGATATTCCAGAAAAACTCCTCTACCGGGAGGCCCTGTTCTATGGCCTTCTAGCCCACGTTCGCTCCTCGAAATGGGGTCCCTTTGATGGCAATCGATTGCGGCTTTCTCGTTCTATAACCGGTCAAGCACCTGGCGATGGAACGGCGATTCGAGCTGGCCCCGATGGTGGATGTTGCGTTGCTCATGGTAGCATGGTTCACGTCTATGACTGGATGCTAGATGAGCATGCATCAATAACGCTCGATTACCAAAGAGTCAATGATGTTGGCTGGATTGACTCACAGAGTATTGTGATCAGTGTGTGTGAACGATTAGGCCGTGGAGATGGTGGGATGGGTCTGTTCAGTTCATCAACAGGGGAGCTGAGGCATAAGTTTCAAGTCAATCATGATAATCAAGTCAAGAGCTTTACTGCTGGGGCTCTGAGTTTCAGCTCGGATTGCAAGATATTTTCTAGTTGTAAAGGTCGGAGTAATGAGTATGGTATTGGAGTCTGGGACCAAGTCACAGGAAAACAGACTGATTTTTTCTATGAGCCTCTTGGTTGGTCACTTGGTGATGCTGACAAACTCCAATGGCTACATGGGAGCAactgtttgttggttgcatccTTGTTTCCTAGGAAGGACAATTGTTACATTAGTTTGTTGGATTTTAGGGATAAGAAGATGGCTTGGTCTTGGTCTGATATTGGAGCTCCTACGACTGTGGATGAGAAGCGGGTTAGAGATGCAATAGCAATGGAGGAGAATAGCTCTATCTGTGTGGTGAATGAGTATGAGGATTTAGGTTTCATGGACTTGAGAAGCACTGCTGGGAGCATCAGGTGGAGCTCAAGAAGCCGGTTGATGAAGGGGAAGATGCCAGACGAGCCATGTTACCCTAAATTGGCATTGCATGAAGGGCAACTCTTCTCGTCAATGAATGATTCCATATCAGTGTTCTGTGGTCCTGATTGGGTTTTAACGTCGAGGCTGGGTCGAAGCTATGGAGGTTCGATATGTGATTTTTCTATAGGTGGTGATCGGCTCTTCGCGCTGCATAGTGAAGAAAATGTGTTTGATATATGGGAGACTCCACCACCACCTATTATATGATTCAGTAATGGTCTGCGTTTGTTTTTGGTCTTTGTGTTTCTTCCCTTTTGATATACatggttttcctttttgttttctagAATATAGGGGGAGTTGCAGTTAGGCCTATAAGTAAAGTTCTGAGCTTGTATAGGGTTTGCTAATTCTTAAGAGAGATGAAGATGATTGCTTTAACTAGGTATAACCTCATATAACACATAGAGGGACATCAAAAAGTGTCTGTATAAATGGGGGTTTCCCATTGTTACTAAAGAAACGAAAATGATTGCTGAACTAAATTACAGAGAGTCACATGTTTTTGTTGGGAAGATGCATCTACTTGTCAATTGTGGGTCTACTTGCATGTTTCATTTTCTAACTGACCAGGAACGCCtctttcattctctcttttttggcatctttctttttattctttttgacCTCTGCTTTCACAAAGTTTTATTCCCTTCCTCCTGTTCTGATGCATCCCCATGCTCTCGATACAGATTCCAGATTTGCTCGAGAAGGGAAGGGGGGTGGGCTTTGTTTTCTTCTAAGCGAGCTTCATTGATTAAAAAAACCATTGTACAAATCACAGAAGAACGTAATTATACAGTAAATATGGGTGGATTTTTCCCACTAAGAAAATCTAATAGACATTGGAGAATGCAGATAATGGGAATACTTCCATATGTTTGGTTAGAAAAGGGTTACTTTTGTTTAAACAAGCAGCCTAGTTTAGATTTATCAATTGTTAACCATGACAGCAAGCCCAAAAGTCAGTCACTAGCAAACAGTCAGAAAGAAAATGTCAgcaaaatataatgataaaaaggaGCTTAATTGTGGGAAGATACTCTGTGAACAGAGATAAATGTCAGCCAACTATAACAAATGATAGGCTCCATTGCTCCAATCAATATTACCCCGACCCTCATGTAGTCTCAATCTGAGTAGACTTTATGAATTCAACATAGCGTTGATACTAGGAGGAGGTTTTGATCATCCAAGGAAAACCACGCTGTTCAGGATCACTTTTATGTAGGGAAACATGATCATTTGTTATTGACAAAGAAAACGAGTGTATTCCTTGGATAATCcagaaaaaaaacaatgacaTCAGCACCCTCCATACAAGACTATCCAGTAATCAAAAGTGCCTTATGTGAACTTCTAGGAAGCTACCTtcaattatttctctatatCAACAAGAAACTTTCAAATGTATTGTACAACATGAGCAGGAACAAAAATGATAATCGAAGTAGCACAACTAACTTGACtttgaaaggaagaaaaaattagGTAAGAAAGAACCAAAAAGCCGCGGACCCCAGAAGCAGATGGTAAATCAAGCATGATCAGGCATCACTTTCTTGAGAAATGTAATTGGCTGAGATTCTTCAGGAGCAAGTTGCTCAAAGGAAACATAATTTTGCTCCTTATCGTAAACATGACATAGGGTCATTATCGTCTTCATCAAACGCCAATTCCAATTAGCTTCATTCAGATACTGTTGATGAGATGTGAGAGAAAAATGATCGAAATCAGCAACTTATTGGCATCAGTAAGGAAACCATGGGACCCGTGTCTGTGTGCCTGCATGTAGGTGTTAATAACTTAGCAATTATACCTTTCCCCAATTTTCTTGTAGAGATTTATGGGCTGCCCGCAAATTATAGCTTGGTATCCTTGGAGAAATATGGTGGGGAATGTGGACACTGATATCATGACACAGGATCTCGATCCTGTACAGGAAAAAGGAGCCGGAATTTAGCAGTCTAATTCATGTATATAGAAAATAAAGCAGATTGCAAAGTATATCCCATCAGTTTGCCAATCAAAGCGACAAAAGGACAGACAGAGACAAAGAAGGAAGTAGTCACTACCATCGAGGATAATCACAATG comes from Juglans microcarpa x Juglans regia isolate MS1-56 chromosome 8S, Jm3101_v1.0, whole genome shotgun sequence and encodes:
- the LOC121244527 gene encoding BTB/POZ domain-containing protein At2g24240-like — protein: MGIQKDRVRFNVGGRLFETTAATLANAGRNSIFGAMFDENWTLQTDSSGEYFIDRNPDCFSILLDLLRTGELYIPVDIPEKLLYREALFYGLLAHVRSSKWGPFDGNRLRLSRSITGQAPGDGTAIRAGPDGGCCVAHGSMVHVYDWMLDEHASITLDYQRVNDVGWIDSQSIVISVCERLGRGDGGMGLFSSSTGELRHKFQVNHDNQVKSFTAGALSFSSDCKIFSSCKGRSNEYGIGVWDQVTGKQTDFFYEPLGWSLGDADKLQWLHGSNCLLVASLFPRKDNCYISLLDFRDKKMAWSWSDIGAPTTVDEKRVRDAIAMEENSSICVVNEYEDLGFMDLRSTAGSIRWSSRSRLMKGKMPDEPCYPKLALHEGQLFSSMNDSISVFCGPDWVLTSRLGRSYGGSICDFSIGGDRLFALHSEENVFDIWETPPPPII